One Methylophilus sp. TWE2 DNA segment encodes these proteins:
- a CDS encoding cupin domain-containing protein, whose translation MTQIIIDHNPSEEKLNELGVRSWNTWDCAPSKFPLDFTATEKAYVLEGEFKVTPQGGDTVTIKAGDYVEFPKGLKSQWEVVKQLKKHYKHF comes from the coding sequence ATGACACAAATCATCATCGACCATAACCCATCAGAAGAGAAATTGAACGAACTGGGCGTAAGAAGCTGGAACACCTGGGATTGCGCACCTTCCAAATTCCCTCTGGATTTCACTGCGACTGAAAAAGCCTACGTGCTGGAAGGCGAATTCAAAGTGACTCCACAAGGTGGCGACACTGTAACGATCAAGGCTGGTGACTATGTTGAGTTTCCAAAAGGCCTGAAATCTCAGTGGGAAGTGGTCAAACAATTGAAAAAACACTACAAGCACTTCTAA
- a CDS encoding TonB-dependent receptor, whose amino-acid sequence MKPITKPLSLISLLLTTPVLAAEDDETVKLPEVVVSADFRPNTAEKTPISLTEIKKETIEARGAQHLEEVLNLAPNVNVTSGASRGRFLQIRGMGIRSQYNNPVNPSVGLIIDGIDFSRLGGAATLFDIDAIEVLRGPQGTKFGPNAIAGVVTMQSAEPTKDFKLRAQSGVAEYNTRNLGLAVGGTIVEDRLLGRASIYSHKSDGYMQNDTLGRDNTQNQDELTFRSKFKLFATEDLTLDFTLMHLNIDNGYDAFTLDNSRRSKADQPGEDALRANAFGVKANWQASDAVIIQSEATYLKADSAYGFDGDWSKGLAIGYSGTEQYKRKHDNYSFEVRALSDKVGRIFNDSTDWTVGFYHFSQDEKFDSNINYGTPNLLNGRFDTDNTALFGQLDSHLTEKLTLVTGLRAEHFEARYRDSDNLVKNISEMLYGTKLGLNYQANQDHLLYTSLSRGYKPGGVNNDNRVQPSQRAFNTEYMWNLEAGVKSHWLDGSLVTNVAVFYAKRKDAQTKSSTQVGTSFIEFYDNAAQATHMGLEAGLDWFLTDQLRVIGSLGLLNAKFNEYQNPNPAAVKLQGRDVASAPSYQYNLGAEWYANAAWTLRANVEGKDAFYFSDSHNSKSSAYALVNANADYKYDKHWRVSIWVRNLLDKDYATRGFFFDQGFGNQGYQQYGEPRIGGITVTFDY is encoded by the coding sequence TTGAAACCGATTACAAAACCGCTGTCTTTGATTAGTCTGCTACTGACCACACCTGTGTTGGCCGCAGAAGATGATGAGACAGTGAAGCTGCCTGAAGTTGTAGTGAGCGCGGATTTTCGTCCAAACACGGCGGAGAAAACCCCAATCAGCCTGACTGAAATCAAGAAAGAAACCATTGAAGCACGTGGCGCCCAGCACCTTGAGGAAGTATTGAATCTCGCGCCTAACGTCAATGTAACCAGCGGGGCTTCCCGTGGGAGGTTTTTACAAATCCGCGGCATGGGTATACGCAGTCAATATAACAATCCTGTGAATCCGTCAGTTGGCCTCATTATTGACGGCATTGATTTCAGTCGATTGGGTGGGGCGGCAACGTTGTTTGATATTGATGCAATTGAGGTCCTGCGTGGACCGCAAGGCACCAAGTTTGGCCCTAATGCGATTGCAGGGGTGGTGACCATGCAAAGCGCTGAGCCAACCAAGGACTTCAAATTACGCGCCCAATCCGGTGTCGCCGAATATAACACACGTAACCTTGGCCTGGCAGTAGGAGGCACTATTGTAGAAGACCGTCTGCTGGGGCGTGCCTCAATTTACTCACATAAGTCTGATGGCTATATGCAGAATGATACTTTGGGCCGTGATAATACCCAAAATCAGGATGAGTTGACCTTTCGCAGTAAATTCAAATTATTTGCGACAGAAGATTTAACACTGGACTTTACCCTGATGCATTTGAATATTGACAATGGCTATGATGCATTTACCTTGGATAACAGTCGTCGCAGTAAAGCAGACCAGCCTGGTGAAGATGCGCTCAGAGCCAATGCCTTTGGGGTAAAAGCTAACTGGCAGGCGTCAGACGCAGTGATTATTCAATCTGAAGCAACTTACCTGAAAGCAGATTCTGCTTATGGATTCGATGGCGACTGGTCAAAAGGGCTTGCCATTGGGTACAGCGGTACAGAACAATATAAGCGTAAACATGATAATTACTCATTTGAAGTGCGGGCCCTATCTGATAAGGTAGGCAGGATTTTCAATGATTCAACAGATTGGACAGTGGGTTTCTACCATTTTAGCCAGGATGAAAAATTTGATTCCAACATCAATTACGGCACCCCGAATTTACTGAATGGCCGCTTTGATACGGACAACACTGCCTTATTTGGTCAACTAGACAGCCATTTAACAGAAAAGCTCACTTTGGTTACTGGCTTGCGCGCTGAGCACTTTGAAGCTCGTTATAGAGACTCTGACAATCTTGTTAAAAATATCTCTGAAATGCTGTACGGCACTAAGCTGGGACTCAATTATCAGGCCAATCAAGACCATCTTTTGTATACTTCGCTGAGCCGCGGTTACAAGCCAGGCGGTGTCAACAACGATAATAGGGTGCAGCCAAGTCAGCGGGCATTTAATACCGAATATATGTGGAATCTGGAAGCAGGGGTTAAATCTCATTGGCTGGACGGATCTCTTGTAACGAATGTGGCTGTGTTTTACGCAAAGCGTAAAGATGCACAAACAAAAAGCTCTACACAGGTTGGCACTTCGTTTATTGAATTTTATGACAATGCCGCACAAGCTACGCATATGGGCCTGGAAGCAGGCCTAGACTGGTTTCTCACTGACCAGTTACGTGTGATAGGTTCATTGGGTTTGTTAAATGCCAAGTTTAACGAGTATCAAAATCCCAATCCTGCGGCTGTGAAGTTGCAGGGACGCGATGTTGCCAGCGCCCCTTCATATCAATATAACCTTGGTGCAGAATGGTATGCCAATGCCGCATGGACTTTAAGGGCGAATGTAGAGGGTAAGGATGCTTTTTATTTCTCTGACAGCCATAACTCAAAATCTAGTGCTTACGCCTTAGTGAATGCGAATGCTGATTACAAATATGACAAACATTGGCGAGTAAGTATCTGGGTGAGAAACTTGCTAGACAAAGATTATGCAACCCGTGGATTTTTCTTTGACCAGGGATTTGGCAATCAGGGTTATCAGCAATACGGTGAGCCACGCATTGGTGGTATCACGGTGACTTTCGATTATTAA
- a CDS encoding YkoF family thiamine/hydroxymethylpyrimidine-binding protein — protein MRISVDISLYPLTEGYVEPILAFINKLEGNKKLVVKRNSLATQVFGEYRDVMDCLDGEMEAVFNALPHSVFVMKFIGTDRADVVDV, from the coding sequence ATGCGTATTTCAGTCGATATCAGTTTATATCCCCTGACCGAAGGCTATGTAGAGCCTATTCTGGCGTTTATCAATAAGCTTGAAGGCAATAAAAAGCTGGTGGTCAAGCGCAATAGCCTGGCCACGCAAGTGTTTGGTGAATACCGCGACGTGATGGATTGCCTGGATGGAGAAATGGAGGCGGTGTTTAACGCGCTGCCACATAGCGTCTTTGTCATGAAGTTTATCGGCACAGACCGGGCGGATGTGGTGGATGTTTAA
- the pnuC gene encoding nicotinamide riboside transporter PnuC produces MNQDLYQAILNAFHQMSHWEIAAASMGVAYILLAAKESQWCWPFAFFSTLVYTVLFWHDQLPMQAFLNFYYMGMAIYGFWVWHQHGTQTDTLTISRWPWLRHVAFIAVGVAVSAVVSAYLQKTGQSQSPVLDAYTTVFSVMNTWLIARKVLENWLYWAVIDGAATLLYVQTGYYATAALFVLNTILAIVGFISWVKLYRQQTK; encoded by the coding sequence ATGAACCAAGATCTCTATCAAGCCATCCTGAACGCATTTCATCAGATGTCTCACTGGGAAATTGCCGCTGCTTCAATGGGCGTTGCTTATATTCTGCTGGCGGCTAAAGAGTCTCAGTGGTGCTGGCCGTTCGCTTTCTTCAGCACACTGGTCTACACCGTACTGTTTTGGCATGACCAGCTGCCCATGCAGGCATTCCTCAATTTTTATTATATGGGTATGGCCATTTATGGCTTTTGGGTGTGGCATCAACACGGCACGCAAACAGACACGTTAACCATCAGCCGCTGGCCTTGGCTCAGGCATGTGGCCTTTATTGCAGTCGGAGTCGCCGTGAGCGCTGTGGTCAGTGCTTATTTGCAAAAGACTGGTCAATCTCAAAGTCCGGTGTTGGATGCTTATACCACGGTGTTTTCTGTGATGAATACCTGGCTGATTGCCAGGAAAGTACTGGAAAACTGGTTGTATTGGGCAGTGATTGATGGCGCTGCCACGCTGTTGTATGTGCAAACAGGGTATTACGCAACGGCAGCTTTATTTGTACTGAACACTATTTTGGCGATTGTCGGGTTTATCAGCTGGGTGAAGCTTTACAGGCAGCAAACTAAATAG
- a CDS encoding phosphotransferase produces the protein MLTYPQLTASEQARLPKLIAQPKAIQNKFEDSTHQLFYCQTIDGPMVLKVCNEATIEKSHFWLGANHLFAADFPNSLGNIRSTHHFLEKNGALAVPDFVSASSNRFVLTHFLAGKDVETERVADQWVVKLAEHIAKLHQCTYSRWGMLHAPQFSASEWGDHLYETLAFLVQQQHKRIAEPLLKEVLAHAKSIQETDFVPVMLDLRWDQFRLSDSGNNDLVLIDLDAFVIAPRALDLILLEYVLTPTQLVLFKQRYTQTHRWPDHNAKSPCYQLLLFLMNVLGESDLEKWMQRI, from the coding sequence ATGCTTACCTACCCACAACTCACCGCGTCCGAACAAGCCCGTCTACCCAAACTGATTGCTCAACCCAAAGCTATCCAGAATAAGTTTGAAGATAGCACCCATCAGCTTTTTTATTGCCAGACAATAGATGGTCCAATGGTGCTGAAAGTGTGTAATGAAGCCACTATTGAAAAGTCTCATTTCTGGTTAGGCGCCAACCATTTATTTGCCGCTGACTTTCCAAACAGTTTGGGCAATATCCGTTCAACGCATCATTTCTTGGAGAAAAACGGTGCGCTTGCCGTGCCTGATTTTGTTTCAGCAAGTTCCAACCGATTCGTGCTCACCCACTTTTTAGCTGGTAAAGATGTGGAAACGGAACGTGTCGCCGACCAATGGGTGGTTAAGTTGGCTGAACATATCGCCAAACTGCATCAATGCACCTACAGCCGTTGGGGCATGCTACATGCGCCTCAATTTTCCGCATCCGAATGGGGTGACCATTTGTATGAAACGCTTGCTTTTCTGGTCCAGCAACAACATAAGCGCATTGCTGAACCATTACTCAAGGAAGTATTAGCGCACGCAAAAAGTATCCAAGAAACGGACTTTGTACCGGTCATGCTGGATTTGCGCTGGGATCAATTCCGCTTAAGTGATTCTGGCAACAATGATCTGGTACTGATTGATCTTGATGCGTTTGTGATTGCACCGCGTGCGCTGGACCTGATATTGCTGGAATATGTGTTAACGCCAACGCAATTGGTATTATTCAAACAGCGCTATACGCAAACACATCGCTGGCCAGACCACAATGCAAAGTCGCCCTGCTACCAATTGCTATTATTTTTAATGAATGTGCTTGGTGAAAGTGATTTGGAAAAGTGGATGCAGCGAATATAA
- a CDS encoding [protein-PII] uridylyltransferase has translation MTVIAKEQLKHWRESLQLARQQIADAYLATPQAKTLLRQHTRVLDQLLRDIWRAYALPDTVSLIAVGGYGRGDMFPHSDIDLLILMPQLSSQQLQTDVESLIGTLWDIGLNIGHSVRSLQECLDEAKLDVTIMTNLLEARWLTGDKSSFKTLAHSLQTQLDSVRFFAEKLREQQMRHAKFHDTAYNLEPNVKESPGGLRDLHMILWIAQSQNLGHDWNDLVHAGLLSRSQANQLKRHERLLQNLRIRLHLLAKRREDRLVFDFQNALAEQMGYQTTPQKRASELLMQGFYRSAKAIIIENEVLLKLMHARVNPATEPATAIDEDFTLSQGLLSAQSADLFQRKPEAILRCFQLLQQHPEITGFSAPLVRALQATQPLIDHKFRQNAAYKALFLQILQSREGVHRSLRRMNRYGILGRYIPVFGRVIAQMQHDLFHVYTVDEHTLNVLRNLRRFAKADLRHEFPLCSELFNAFSQPHLLYLAAIFHDIAKGRGGDHSTLGTLDARRFCRKLGLPKNDTELVAWLVEAHLKLSSTAQKSDLSDPDVIEGFAQLVGSEYRLTALYLLTVADIRGTSPNVWNAWKAKLLESLFLQTRRVLQQSLNTEAQLSLRKQEVLQKLSSFNLKESSVHPLWQAFGAGYFSRFDSDEIAWQSRLLIPHQAADKPIVRARLSPKGDGIQVMIYSRDQKEIFARICHFFDSMQYNIVQAKIFTTAHGYALDNFIVLEPDTRQISYNGLLKHIEQGLTEQLLSDQAIPTPIRGRVSRQVKHMPITTQVSLRPVAGHPPQGHAFQQLDVIANDRPGLLASMAQIFLKHGIELHNAKINTLGNRVEDSFLISACDGQPLGDRQIAALSEALNEL, from the coding sequence ATGACGGTGATTGCCAAAGAACAGCTCAAGCACTGGCGCGAGTCGTTACAACTGGCTCGTCAGCAGATTGCCGATGCTTACTTGGCCACTCCGCAAGCAAAAACATTATTGCGGCAACACACCCGTGTACTCGACCAACTATTAAGGGATATCTGGCGCGCTTACGCCTTGCCTGACACCGTCAGCCTGATTGCCGTGGGTGGTTATGGTCGCGGCGATATGTTCCCGCATTCGGATATCGACTTGCTGATCCTGATGCCACAGCTCAGTAGCCAGCAGTTGCAAACAGATGTCGAATCCCTGATTGGCACCTTGTGGGATATTGGCCTCAATATTGGCCACAGTGTACGAAGCTTGCAGGAATGCCTGGATGAGGCCAAACTCGATGTGACCATCATGACCAACCTGCTGGAAGCACGCTGGCTGACCGGTGACAAATCAAGTTTCAAAACACTGGCGCATTCATTACAGACACAGTTAGACAGCGTGCGTTTCTTTGCCGAAAAACTGCGCGAACAACAAATGCGCCACGCCAAGTTTCACGATACCGCTTATAACCTTGAACCCAATGTCAAGGAAAGTCCAGGCGGACTGCGTGATCTACATATGATTTTATGGATCGCCCAAAGCCAGAATTTAGGCCATGACTGGAATGACCTGGTGCATGCTGGCCTGCTGAGCCGCAGCCAGGCGAACCAACTCAAACGCCATGAACGATTGCTGCAGAACCTGCGCATCCGCCTGCATTTGTTGGCCAAGCGGCGTGAAGACCGGCTGGTATTTGATTTCCAGAACGCCCTGGCCGAACAAATGGGCTATCAAACCACTCCGCAAAAACGTGCCAGTGAGCTATTGATGCAAGGGTTTTATCGCAGTGCCAAAGCCATCATTATTGAAAATGAAGTGCTGCTCAAACTCATGCATGCCCGTGTGAATCCTGCTACTGAACCAGCCACGGCAATAGATGAAGACTTTACGCTTTCACAAGGCTTGCTCAGTGCACAAAGTGCTGACCTGTTCCAACGCAAACCTGAAGCCATTTTGCGCTGCTTCCAGCTATTGCAGCAACATCCTGAAATCACTGGCTTCAGCGCACCACTGGTGCGGGCATTGCAAGCCACTCAACCATTGATTGATCACAAGTTTAGGCAAAATGCAGCCTACAAGGCACTGTTTCTGCAAATTCTGCAAAGCCGTGAAGGAGTACACCGCAGCCTGCGCCGCATGAATCGTTATGGTATCCTGGGCCGTTATATCCCGGTGTTCGGACGCGTCATTGCGCAAATGCAACATGACCTGTTTCATGTCTATACCGTGGATGAACATACCCTTAACGTATTGCGTAACCTGCGTCGCTTTGCTAAAGCAGATTTGCGCCACGAATTTCCGTTGTGTAGCGAGCTGTTTAATGCGTTCAGCCAGCCACACCTGTTATACCTGGCCGCGATCTTTCATGATATTGCCAAAGGCCGTGGCGGCGACCATTCAACATTAGGTACCCTGGATGCCAGGCGCTTTTGCCGCAAGCTGGGCTTACCCAAAAATGATACCGAACTAGTGGCCTGGCTTGTCGAAGCACATTTAAAATTATCGAGCACTGCACAGAAAAGTGATTTGTCGGACCCCGATGTGATTGAAGGCTTTGCACAATTGGTAGGCTCAGAATACCGGCTGACCGCTTTGTACTTGCTCACTGTGGCAGACATCCGTGGCACCAGCCCCAATGTGTGGAATGCGTGGAAAGCCAAACTGCTGGAAAGCCTGTTCTTGCAAACGCGCCGCGTATTGCAACAATCGCTCAATACAGAAGCGCAACTGAGCCTGCGCAAACAGGAAGTATTGCAAAAACTCAGCAGTTTCAACCTCAAAGAGTCGTCTGTGCATCCATTATGGCAAGCGTTTGGCGCGGGTTACTTCAGCCGGTTTGATAGTGACGAAATCGCGTGGCAAAGCCGCCTACTGATCCCGCATCAAGCGGCAGACAAACCCATTGTTCGTGCAAGGCTAAGCCCCAAAGGCGATGGCATTCAGGTCATGATTTACAGCCGGGATCAGAAAGAAATTTTTGCCCGTATCTGCCACTTTTTTGACAGCATGCAATACAACATCGTGCAGGCGAAAATTTTCACCACTGCACACGGCTACGCACTGGACAATTTTATTGTGCTCGAGCCTGACACTCGCCAGATCAGCTACAACGGTCTGCTTAAACACATAGAACAAGGGCTCACCGAGCAATTGCTCAGTGATCAGGCCATCCCCACACCGATACGCGGACGGGTCAGCCGTCAGGTGAAACATATGCCTATCACCACGCAGGTCAGTTTGCGGCCGGTGGCTGGTCACCCACCCCAAGGCCATGCATTTCAGCAGCTGGATGTGATTGCAAATGACCGACCTGGCCTATTGGCCAGTATGGCGCAGATATTCCTCAAACATGGTATTGAATTACACAATGCCAAGATCAACACCCTGGGCAACCGCGTTGAAGATAGCTTCCTGATCTCTGCCTGCGATGGCCAACCGCTCGGCGACAGACAAATTGCCGCCCTCAGTGAGGCCTTAAACGAGCTGTAG
- the map gene encoding type I methionyl aminopeptidase → MAIILHTPEEIEKMRVAGRLAAEVLDYITPFVVAGVTTNRLDQLCHDYIVNEQQAIPAPLNYAPDGHTPYPKSICTSINQQICHGVPSEKELKNGDIVNIDITVIKDGYHGDTSRMFMVGSVTPQAKRLCDLTYQAMWRGIEKVKPGNTLGDIGYAIQSFAEKNGYSIVREFCGHGIGKKFHCEPQVLHYGKPGAGLTLKPGMIFTIEPMINAGRRDIKFMSDGWTVVTKDRSLSAQWEHTVLVTEDGFEIMTVSAGTPPRPDL, encoded by the coding sequence ATGGCAATTATTCTGCACACTCCCGAAGAAATTGAAAAAATGCGCGTCGCTGGCCGGTTGGCCGCTGAGGTACTGGATTACATCACCCCCTTTGTGGTGGCGGGTGTCACCACCAACAGGCTGGACCAGTTGTGTCATGATTATATTGTCAATGAGCAGCAGGCGATTCCAGCACCGTTGAACTATGCGCCTGATGGCCATACACCGTATCCTAAATCCATCTGCACCTCTATCAACCAGCAGATTTGTCATGGCGTGCCCAGCGAAAAAGAGCTCAAGAACGGCGACATCGTCAATATAGATATCACTGTGATTAAAGATGGCTACCATGGCGACACCTCACGTATGTTTATGGTGGGTAGCGTCACGCCGCAGGCAAAACGCTTGTGTGACCTGACCTACCAGGCCATGTGGCGCGGGATCGAAAAAGTCAAACCAGGCAATACCTTGGGTGATATTGGCTATGCTATTCAATCGTTTGCAGAAAAAAATGGTTACAGCATCGTGCGCGAATTCTGCGGCCACGGCATAGGCAAAAAATTTCATTGCGAACCCCAGGTACTGCATTATGGCAAACCCGGTGCAGGCCTCACGCTCAAGCCAGGCATGATTTTTACCATAGAGCCCATGATCAACGCCGGGCGTCGTGACATCAAATTCATGTCGGATGGCTGGACGGTCGTCACCAAAGACCGCAGCCTCTCCGCCCAATGGGAACACACGGTACTGGTGACGGAAGATGGTTTTGAGATCATGACCGTCTCTGCCGGTACACCGCCACGTCCAGACCTATAA
- a CDS encoding HDOD domain-containing protein — MVTLTEARENRTVNDWVAFFKQADIPVLRQTARELAALREREDEMGARDITRVVINDPLMMFKVLTYANNHRSRHQLQDLVQVEQAIIMMGNSTFFDQIPTVPHVEDVLDSHVSALVDLLKLMIRAHRAGYFAADFASHLMDLHAEELRVAASLYDFAEMLMWIFNPEAMSEIRNRQAADKTLRSRVVQQEILGFRVVELQEALVHVFNLPSLLTDLMDEQRAHLPRVRNVQLAVNLARHSADGWDNAALPDDYKDISQLLHVDIERVMHIVGARH; from the coding sequence ATGGTGACACTCACCGAAGCAAGAGAAAACCGGACAGTCAATGATTGGGTCGCCTTTTTTAAACAGGCGGACATCCCGGTATTGCGGCAGACAGCCAGGGAACTCGCAGCATTGCGTGAACGTGAGGATGAAATGGGTGCCCGCGACATTACCCGTGTGGTGATTAATGACCCACTCATGATGTTCAAGGTGCTGACGTACGCCAATAATCATCGGAGCCGCCATCAGTTACAAGATCTGGTGCAGGTTGAACAGGCTATTATCATGATGGGCAACAGTACCTTTTTTGACCAGATTCCGACTGTGCCTCATGTAGAAGATGTGCTAGATAGTCATGTTTCAGCACTGGTCGATTTGCTCAAACTCATGATACGTGCACACCGGGCCGGTTATTTTGCGGCTGATTTTGCTTCGCACCTGATGGATCTGCATGCTGAAGAATTACGCGTGGCAGCGTCACTGTATGATTTTGCCGAAATGCTCATGTGGATTTTTAATCCGGAGGCAATGAGCGAAATCAGGAACCGGCAAGCTGCTGATAAAACCTTGCGTAGCCGAGTCGTACAGCAGGAAATACTTGGTTTCCGGGTCGTAGAGTTGCAAGAAGCGCTGGTGCATGTATTTAATCTACCGTCACTGTTAACGGATTTAATGGATGAACAGCGTGCGCATTTGCCCCGCGTGCGTAATGTACAGTTGGCAGTGAATCTAGCCAGGCACTCTGCGGATGGCTGGGATAATGCGGCTTTGCCAGATGACTACAAGGATATTTCACAGCTTTTGCATGTGGATATAGAGCGCGTGATGCACATTGTTGGCGCGCGTCACTAA
- a CDS encoding tetratricopeptide repeat protein, protein MNNEAIAKLLKLIAADPEKWEAYQKLAGLMLQNQEFHAAEQYLLQAISLKPDLLELRLQLANLHMRTQQFKAAHECYKQAIALDAKHANAYYLDARALKNLGRLPEAILRLRTVTKLNPQHMQAFSECVDLMLQAQQVEKAIEVLRQAIAAHPEHAHFHYRLGVLCQQMQATDEALACMNQAVQIQPDFAEAYHQRGLILQLQGSTQEALGSFNQAISYEPNLPVPYNNRGVILCQLGKYIEAISDFRQALQLNPGYASAYCNLGLALYENGDSDESYQCLGKAVQHAPNHTQARYYLSMLQLARGEYETGWPMYEARWHMFPDNQRPDLQRLWRGNSSLVGKTIFIQAEMALSDTLQFCRYIPLIKAFKPNQIIVAVPEALFDLLNEFWAQDASIFIIRQDGRPLPHFDVHCPMLSLPVAFNTLLDTIPATLPYLQISERHQQPWQQLLGPARRLRIGLNWCGDAGNKYDTLRSIPLYLMAPLLHMEVEWHSLQKEFRREDHIMLKRFPMLECHHPALTDFTQTAGLIMQMDLVISADTAVAHLSAALGKQVWLLLPHQCHFRWLQYREDSPWYPGMRIFRQAHEESWESVIDRVHQAITDLLVIR, encoded by the coding sequence ATGAATAATGAAGCCATTGCAAAACTGCTCAAACTGATTGCCGCAGACCCGGAAAAGTGGGAGGCCTACCAGAAACTGGCCGGCCTGATGCTGCAAAACCAGGAGTTTCATGCCGCCGAGCAATACTTGTTGCAAGCTATCAGCCTGAAACCTGATTTATTGGAGCTGCGTTTGCAGCTTGCAAACCTGCATATGCGCACGCAGCAGTTCAAGGCTGCACATGAATGCTATAAACAGGCGATTGCGCTGGATGCAAAACACGCGAATGCTTATTACCTGGATGCACGTGCGCTGAAAAACCTGGGTCGTCTCCCGGAAGCAATTTTGCGTTTGCGTACAGTGACCAAGTTAAATCCGCAACATATGCAAGCGTTCAGTGAATGCGTGGATTTAATGCTACAGGCTCAGCAAGTTGAAAAAGCTATTGAGGTGCTCAGACAGGCGATTGCCGCACATCCGGAACATGCCCATTTTCACTACCGTCTGGGGGTGTTGTGCCAGCAGATGCAGGCAACAGATGAAGCATTGGCATGCATGAACCAGGCCGTCCAGATCCAGCCGGATTTTGCAGAAGCCTATCATCAACGTGGACTCATACTGCAGTTGCAGGGAAGCACACAAGAGGCCCTGGGCAGCTTTAACCAAGCGATTAGCTACGAGCCTAACCTCCCTGTGCCCTACAACAACCGTGGCGTCATTTTGTGCCAGCTAGGTAAATATATTGAGGCTATCAGCGACTTCCGCCAGGCCTTGCAGCTCAACCCGGGATATGCCTCTGCCTACTGTAATCTAGGCCTGGCGCTCTATGAAAACGGCGATAGTGACGAGTCCTATCAATGCCTGGGCAAGGCCGTGCAGCATGCACCCAATCACACCCAAGCCCGTTACTATTTAAGTATGCTACAACTGGCAAGAGGGGAATATGAGACTGGCTGGCCGATGTACGAAGCACGCTGGCATATGTTTCCTGACAACCAACGTCCGGACTTGCAACGATTATGGCGTGGCAATAGCTCGCTGGTCGGCAAAACCATCTTCATCCAGGCTGAAATGGCTCTCAGCGACACTTTGCAGTTTTGCCGCTATATTCCATTGATCAAGGCATTCAAGCCTAACCAGATCATCGTCGCTGTCCCTGAGGCATTGTTTGATTTACTCAACGAATTTTGGGCACAGGACGCAAGTATTTTTATCATCCGACAGGATGGGCGACCCCTGCCGCATTTTGATGTGCATTGCCCCATGCTGAGCCTGCCTGTCGCTTTCAACACCTTGTTGGACACGATCCCTGCCACCCTGCCTTACTTGCAGATTTCAGAGCGGCACCAGCAACCTTGGCAGCAATTGCTAGGTCCAGCCAGGCGCTTGCGTATTGGCCTCAACTGGTGCGGCGATGCCGGCAATAAATATGACACATTGCGCAGCATTCCCTTGTACCTGATGGCGCCCCTGCTGCATATGGAGGTTGAATGGCATAGCCTGCAAAAAGAGTTCCGGCGTGAAGACCACATCATGCTCAAACGCTTTCCGATGCTGGAATGTCATCATCCGGCGTTGACGGATTTCACCCAGACTGCGGGGCTGATCATGCAAATGGATCTGGTGATTTCCGCGGATACGGCTGTCGCACATTTATCAGCAGCACTGGGCAAGCAAGTCTGGCTGTTGCTGCCACACCAGTGCCATTTCCGCTGGCTGCAATACAGGGAAGACAGTCCGTGGTATCCGGGAATGCGCATTTTCAGGCAAGCGCATGAAGAGTCCTGGGAAAGTGTGATTGACCGCGTGCATCAGGCGATCACAGATTTACTAGTCATTCGTTAA